A genomic region of Staphylococcus roterodami contains the following coding sequences:
- the bcp gene encoding thioredoxin-dependent thiol peroxidase, giving the protein MLQKGEQFPKFLLENQNGTVITNDTLKGKKAILYFYPRDNTPTCTTEACDFRDNLEMFNDLDVAVYGISGDSKKKHQNFIEKHGLNFDLLVDEDFKLAKETGVYQLKKSFGKESMGIVRTTFVIDEEGKVLDVIEKVKVKTQIEELKNILG; this is encoded by the coding sequence ATGTTGCAAAAAGGAGAACAATTTCCAAAATTTTTGTTAGAGAATCAAAATGGAACTGTCATTACAAATGATACATTAAAAGGTAAAAAGGCGATTCTTTATTTTTACCCAAGAGATAATACACCTACTTGTACCACAGAAGCTTGTGACTTTAGAGACAATTTAGAAATGTTCAATGATTTAGATGTTGCAGTATATGGTATAAGCGGTGATTCAAAGAAAAAACACCAAAATTTTATTGAGAAACACGGATTGAATTTCGATTTATTAGTAGATGAAGATTTTAAATTAGCTAAAGAAACTGGCGTATATCAGTTAAAAAAATCATTTGGCAAAGAAAGTATGGGCATTGTACGTACCACTTTTGTGATAGATGAAGAAGGCAAGGTTTTAGATGTTATCGAGAAAGTTAAAGTTAAAACACAAATAGAA
- a CDS encoding glutamate-1-semialdehyde 2,1-aminomutase — translation MNFSESERLQQLSNEYILGGVNSPSRSYKAVGGGAPVVMKEGHGAYLYDVDGNKFIDYLQAYGPIITGHAHPHITKAIQEQAAKGVLYGTPTELEIEFSKKLRKAIPSLEKIRFVNSGTEAVMTTIRVARAYTKRNKIIKFAGSYHGHSDLVLVAAGSGPSQLGSPDSAGVPESVAREVITVPFNDVDAYKEAIEFWGDEIAAVLVEPIVGNFGMVMPQPGFLEAVNEISHNNGTLVIYDEVITAFRFHYGAAQDLLGVIPDLTAFGKIVGGGLPIGGYGGRQDIMEQVAPLGPAYQAGTMAGNPLSMKAGIALLEVLEQDGVYEKLNRLGERLENGLFELIEKHQITATINRIYGSLTLYFTDEKVTHYEQVERSDGDAFGKFFKLMLNQGINLAPSKFEAWFLTTEHTEEDIDQTLKAADYAFSQMK, via the coding sequence ATGAATTTTAGTGAAAGTGAACGTTTACAACAACTTTCAAACGAATATATTCTAGGCGGTGTCAATTCCCCTTCTCGTTCTTATAAAGCTGTAGGAGGCGGTGCACCTGTTGTTATGAAAGAAGGACACGGTGCATATTTATATGATGTCGATGGCAATAAATTTATTGATTACCTTCAAGCATACGGTCCAATTATTACGGGGCATGCACATCCTCACATAACTAAAGCAATTCAAGAACAAGCTGCGAAAGGTGTATTATATGGCACACCTACTGAATTAGAAATAGAATTTAGTAAGAAATTACGTAAAGCAATTCCTTCTCTTGAAAAAATTCGATTCGTAAATTCAGGTACAGAAGCTGTAATGACGACAATTCGTGTTGCTCGTGCATATACTAAAAGAAATAAAATTATAAAATTTGCTGGTTCGTATCATGGTCACTCTGACTTAGTGTTGGTTGCAGCTGGTAGCGGTCCATCTCAACTTGGTTCTCCAGATTCAGCTGGTGTACCAGAAAGTGTTGCTCGCGAAGTAATTACTGTTCCTTTCAATGATGTTGATGCATATAAAGAAGCAATTGAATTTTGGGGTGATGAGATTGCAGCAGTATTAGTAGAACCCATTGTTGGTAATTTTGGCATGGTAATGCCACAACCAGGATTTTTAGAAGCAGTTAATGAAATTTCACATAATAATGGAACATTAGTAATTTATGACGAAGTTATTACTGCATTCCGCTTCCATTACGGTGCTGCTCAAGATTTATTAGGTGTTATTCCTGATTTAACTGCATTTGGTAAAATTGTTGGTGGCGGTTTACCAATTGGTGGATATGGCGGTCGTCAAGATATCATGGAGCAAGTTGCACCACTCGGCCCTGCATATCAAGCCGGTACTATGGCTGGTAATCCATTATCTATGAAAGCAGGTATTGCATTATTAGAAGTGTTAGAACAAGACGGTGTTTATGAAAAGTTAAATCGTCTAGGAGAACGTTTAGAGAATGGTTTATTTGAGTTAATTGAAAAGCATCAAATAACAGCAACAATTAATCGTATATATGGTTCTTTAACTTTGTACTTTACAGATGAAAAAGTCACTCATTACGAACAAGTTGAACGCTCTGATGGCGATGCATTTGGAAAATTTTTCAAATTAATGTTGAATCAAGGAATCAATTTAGCTCCGTCTAAATTCGAAGCTTGGTTCTTAACAACTGAACATACAGAAGAAGATATTGATCAAACGTTAAAAGCAGCAGATTATGCATTTAGTCAAATGAAGTAA
- a CDS encoding aromatic acid exporter family protein codes for MRLGARIFKTGIAIILAMSIASLLPDDVGLKALAGVSAVVAMQPSIYRSFKTVSDQALGNVIGAILSVTMVTIFSDNFIIMGVTVIVLIAILFKFNLAHVATLASVTALIIMGQHTGSFYITAFYRFVLVMIGVISSSLVNFVFLPPKFETKIYYNSLNISSDIFMWFKLVLNDTTEFNNIKQDSHNLKQRVEKLEKIYDYYSEERPITKKHIHQQNRKKILFREVVQTTRQAYEVLNKLSRYQNDLYLLNNNFLLQIKLDLDSLTAFHEQILASLSKKARYNVTHVDYELDNPQKKDLLSTFQHELINHPYQTEYSFANVMQIVAAIEEYRHHLEHLDRIRISFFTYHRSDADIEIVEEDFDL; via the coding sequence TTGAGACTAGGAGCTCGGATTTTTAAAACTGGTATAGCCATTATTTTAGCTATGTCTATCGCTTCTTTACTACCGGATGATGTTGGTCTGAAAGCCTTAGCTGGTGTCAGTGCTGTTGTTGCAATGCAACCTAGTATTTACCGTTCATTTAAAACAGTTTCTGATCAAGCATTGGGTAACGTTATAGGTGCCATACTTTCTGTTACAATGGTAACAATTTTTAGTGATAATTTTATCATTATGGGTGTTACCGTCATAGTACTTATTGCTATTTTATTTAAATTTAATTTAGCACATGTTGCTACTTTGGCGAGTGTAACAGCATTAATCATTATGGGACAACATACTGGTTCTTTCTATATTACCGCCTTTTACAGGTTTGTACTTGTAATGATTGGTGTCATAAGTTCATCTCTAGTTAACTTTGTATTTCTACCACCTAAATTTGAAACAAAAATTTACTATAATTCATTAAATATATCCTCAGATATTTTTATGTGGTTTAAATTAGTATTAAATGATACGACGGAGTTTAATAATATTAAACAAGATAGTCATAATTTAAAACAACGTGTCGAAAAGTTAGAGAAAATTTATGATTACTATAGCGAAGAACGTCCTATTACAAAAAAACATATTCACCAACAGAATAGAAAGAAAATACTTTTCAGAGAAGTAGTTCAGACGACTAGACAAGCTTATGAAGTATTAAACAAATTGTCGCGTTATCAAAACGACTTATATTTACTTAATAACAATTTCCTATTACAAATCAAATTAGATTTAGATTCATTAACTGCTTTTCACGAGCAAATTTTAGCTAGCCTTTCTAAAAAAGCACGTTATAATGTGACACATGTGGATTATGAGTTAGATAATCCGCAGAAAAAAGATTTATTGTCTACATTTCAGCATGAGTTAATAAATCATCCTTATCAAACGGAATATTCATTTGCTAATGTTATGCAAATTGTTGCAGCCATCGAAGAGTATCGACACCATTTAGAGCATTTAGACCGCATAAGAATTAGCTTTTTCACATATCATAGATCTGATGCAGACATCGAAATTGTTGAAGAAGACTTTGATTTATAA
- a CDS encoding SAV1866 family putative multidrug efflux ABC transporter has translation MIRRYLQFVKPYKYRIIATIIVGIIKFGIPMLIPLLIKYAIDGVINNHALSANEKVHHLTIAIGIALFIFVIVRPPIEFIRQYLAQWTSNKILYDIRKKLYDHLQALSARFYANNQVGQVISRVINDVEQTKDFILTGLMNIWLDCITIIIALSIMFFLDVKLTLAALIIFPFYILTVYVFFGRLRKLTRKRSQALAEVQGFLHERVQGISVVKSFAIEDNEAKNFDKKNTNFLTRALQHTRWNAYSFAAINTVTDIGPIIVIGVGAYLAISGSITVGTLAAFVGYLELLFGPLRRLVASFTTLTQSFASMDRVFQLIDEDYDIKNGVGAQPIEIKQGRIDIDHVSFQYNDNEAPILKDINLSIEKGETVAFVGMSGGGKSTLINLIPRFYDVTEGQILIDGHNIKDFLTGSLRNQIGLVQQDNILFSDTVKENILLGRPTATDAEVVEAAKMANAHDFIMNLPNGYDTEVGERGVKLSGGQKQRLSIARIFLNDPPILILDEATSALDLESESIIQDALEVLSKDRTTLIVAHRLSTITHADKIVVIENGHIVETGTHRELIAKQGAYEHLYSIQNL, from the coding sequence ATGATCAGACGATATTTGCAATTTGTTAAACCTTACAAATATCGTATTATTGCAACAATTATCGTTGGGATAATTAAGTTTGGAATTCCGATGTTAATTCCATTATTAATTAAATACGCAATTGATGGTGTTATAAATAATCACGCATTATCAGCGAACGAAAAAGTTCATCATTTAACCATTGCGATTGGAATTGCACTATTTATTTTTGTAATAGTGAGACCACCAATTGAATTTATACGTCAATATTTAGCACAGTGGACTAGTAATAAAATTTTATATGACATTCGTAAAAAGTTATATGATCATTTGCAGGCTTTAAGTGCCAGATTTTATGCTAACAATCAAGTTGGCCAGGTGATATCAAGAGTCATCAATGACGTTGAACAAACGAAAGATTTTATTTTAACAGGATTAATGAATATATGGTTAGATTGCATCACAATTATTATTGCGCTATCCATCATGTTCTTTTTAGATGTTAAATTAACTTTAGCGGCATTAATTATATTCCCATTTTATATTTTAACGGTGTATGTATTCTTTGGAAGATTGAGAAAATTAACTCGCAAAAGATCACAAGCATTAGCGGAGGTACAAGGTTTTCTTCATGAGCGTGTACAAGGCATATCTGTTGTTAAAAGTTTTGCTATTGAAGACAATGAAGCGAAAAATTTTGATAAAAAGAATACTAATTTCTTAACGCGTGCATTGCAACATACAAGATGGAATGCTTATTCATTTGCTGCAATTAATACAGTAACGGATATTGGACCAATTATTGTAATTGGTGTAGGCGCATATCTTGCTATTTCTGGATCAATTACAGTTGGTACACTTGCAGCATTTGTTGGCTACTTGGAGTTATTGTTCGGGCCTTTACGTCGTTTAGTCGCATCATTTACAACTTTAACGCAAAGTTTTGCTTCAATGGACCGTGTATTCCAATTAATTGACGAAGATTATGACATTAAAAATGGTGTTGGTGCTCAACCTATTGAAATTAAACAAGGTCGTATTGATATTGATCATGTTAGTTTTCAATATAACGATAACGAAGCTCCAATTTTAAAAGATATTAATTTGAGTATTGAAAAAGGTGAAACTGTTGCATTTGTTGGTATGAGTGGTGGTGGAAAATCAACATTGATTAACTTGATACCAAGATTTTATGATGTGACAGAAGGGCAAATTTTGATAGACGGTCATAATATTAAAGACTTTTTAACTGGAAGTTTAAGAAATCAAATTGGATTAGTACAACAAGATAATATTTTGTTCTCTGATACAGTAAAAGAAAATATTTTACTAGGTCGTCCAACTGCAACAGATGCAGAAGTAGTAGAAGCGGCAAAAATGGCGAATGCACATGATTTTATCATGAACTTGCCTAATGGTTACGACACAGAAGTTGGTGAACGTGGCGTGAAATTATCAGGTGGACAAAAGCAAAGGTTATCGATTGCAAGAATTTTCTTAAACGACCCACCAATTCTTATATTAGATGAAGCAACAAGTGCTTTAGATTTAGAAAGTGAATCTATTATTCAAGATGCATTAGAAGTATTGAGTAAAGATAGAACGACACTTATCGTAGCGCATCGCTTGTCCACTATTACACATGCAGACAAAATTGTCGTAATTGAAAATGGACATATTGTTGAAACAGGTACGCATCGTGAATTGATTGCAAAACAAGGTGCTTACGAGCATTTATATAGCATTCAAAACTTATAA